The Helicobacteraceae bacterium DNA window CCTGCGGCGGCGTTCCTATCGAAACAAGCGGGGAGATTTTGCAGTTTGCGCCGATCGCGGTTTTCCCCTCTATGTGCGTCCCGTGTCCGATCGCGGTTTTTTCGCCGATTTTGACCTCTTTGCCGATAAAGGCGTAAGCGCCTATAACGGCGGTTTCGGCGACTAACGCGCCCTCTTCGATTATAGCGGTTGGGTGAATGTTTGGCATCTATTGTTTTTCTTTATCTACTACCATCGCTTTTAATTCCGCTTCGCAGGCAAGCTCGCCGTCAACAAACGCTTTAGCGCCTAAAACCCACACCGAACCTTTTTGTTTGACGACGCCGACTTTATAATCGAGCCTGTCGCCCGGACGGATCGGTTTTCTGAATTTGGCGTAATCTATGCTCATAAAATAAACCACTTTGTTTTTTGCCGACTCCTCGCTCATATCGCCCGTATAAAAAGCCAATACCGCGCCGGCTTGCGCCATACCTTCGATGATCATAACGCCCGGATAAATTGGGTGTCCGGGAAAATGACCTTGGAAAACCGGCTCGCTGATAGAGATATTTTTATAGGCTTCAACATATTCGCCCGCCTTTACTTCGGTAACGCGATCTACCAATAAGAAAGGCACTCGGTGCGGCAAAATTTTCTGAATTTGAGTTACGTCCAGCGTCATCGGCTACCCCTTTTGTCGGATACAATCGCGGGTATTTTACTTTAGCGGCGCTAAAACGCCGCCTTTTAATCGAGAGCGTATCGCGAGGAAGTCGCTCCGCCGCGCCTTCGCGGCGTTTGATCGCGCCTTTGGGCAAAGCGGCGCGTTTTAGCGCGATCGTTGCGCGAGAAAATTATGAAAAATAAGATTTACGAATAGGACGAAAGACGCTAACGGCGATCGCGGTTTTTAGCAAAAAAAACGGGTTAAATCGCCTAGCCGTAGGCGAATATCATTCAAAAATTCTCGATTTTGACGATAGCTTATGAAGTCGTAAAGTAAAGGATACCACTATGCCGTTCAAAAGAACTATCGTTTTTCTGATCTTGTCCGCGAGCGCCGCTATAGCTTCCGCCGAAGTCGCGGCGAATGAAGAGGAGGAGGCGATCGCGCCCCAATACGCCGAAGCCGAAAAGGCGAGCGAACCTATCATCCTCAACGCGCCCACGTTGAAACCCACGAATATAATAACTATCCGCGCGATCGGCATGGGCGTAGCCAAAGAGGGCGTTTCTAGCCGCGCGCAAGAGATGGCGCTGGCAAAACGCGCCGCTATTTTGGACGGCTATCGTCAGCTTGGCGAAAAATTGCACGGCATCAAAATTAACGGTCGCGACACCGTAAAAGACGCTACGTTAATTCGATCGGAGATTCGCGCCGAAGTTCATAGCGTTATTCGCGGCGCGGAGGTTTTGGAGACTATTTGGGATAAAGGCTTGTGCCAAGTAGAGATGGAAGTTAAAATCGACGGGCGCAGGTGGTATAAGAGACTCGCGCGTTAAAATCTAGCGTCGGTCCAAAACTCATACGCGCTAACGCCGCCGTAAGGGCGCAAAAACTTAAGCGGCTTTCGGAGTCAGATCAAACGCGCGCAATAGTAGCTTACGGAGAAAAGCGAAGCGCGGCAAGGCGAGCGTGAAATAGACCCCGTCCTTTTCCACGCTTACGCTCGCAAACGAACGGGCGTTTCGCGTGAATGACGGGGGCGCCGATCAAAAGTTGTCGGTTATTCCCGAAAGCTAACATTTGTTCTTTCGCTCCTTTGTTCCTAAAAACGCGCCATTTGCCATCTCCGCCATACTCGCGAAAACGGGCGTCCATCTTTAATGATCGCTGTTATGGATTCCCGCCTTCGATTACGAAGCGCTCGCGCTTGCCCCGCGCGGGAATGACGGCATACGCTTCTCCCGTTATTGAAAGCGGCTATTACGCGCGCCAAAAGCCGCTTTGTTTTTGCGTCCTTACAGCCCCTTCACGCAAACATCACAGCCTAGTCGGCATAGTAACGACCGAATTTATTTAAAGGAGCGCGTATATGAAACGCAGTTTTATTACCGCCGCTATTTTGGCGGCTCTTAGCGTTACGAGTTTAACCGCGTCCGACGAGCATCGTCGAGGATACGAGGGTCTTGGCGGCGCTTTTAAGTCGATCGATCTAAGCGACGAGCAAAAAGAGAAACTGAAAGCTCTTAGAACAAATAGGGCTAACGCTTTCAAGAACGCCGAAAGGACGGAGGTTAAAACGGACTTCGCCGCCGTTTTCAAAGCCGATAGCTTTGATCGCTCGGCGTTTGTCGCCGCCGCGAGCGCTCGCGCGAGCGCGGATATAGAGAGGCGCGCCGATCTGCTAGCGGAGATTCACGCGATTTTATCGCCCGAACAGAGAGAGGCTTTCGCGAAACGTCTTGAAAAAACGGCGATAGGCGATCGGGGCGGTTTTGGCGCTTGCGGGAACAAACCGCGCGGCGACGATAAAAGGTAGCGATCAAACGTCGCCTCGCGTTTAAGCGTCGGCGAAGTTAAAGTTTGGTAAAAATAAGATTGCGAGAAAAAACTAATCTAAGGAGTTAAGATGAAGCTGATACAAACGTTATTAGCGATAGGATTGGCGGCGGGTTCTCTTTTCGCGGCGGACTACGCTTTCACGCCGACGAGAGGGAAGGTCGCTTTCAGCGTCAATCACCGTCTTTTAGGCGTGGTGGACGGTAGGTTCGACAAGTTTGAGGGAACGATTAGAATCGAGGCAAGTTCGGTTAAGGCGCTAAACGGCGCCATAGAAACGGCGTCGATTAACACGGACAACGTCAAGCGCGACGAGCATTTAAGGAACGACGACTTTTTCGACGAGCCTAATTTTCCAAAGATCACGTTCGCTTCCAAATCGGCAAGCGGCTCTACAATCACGGGCGATCTGACCATACGCGGGATAACTAAGCCGGTAACGCTAACGATCAAGCGCGATCTTGAAAGCGGCAGAACAGCCGACATATACACGCTAAGCGCTCAGATCAAGCGTAGCGATTTTAAGATCGGCGATACGATAACGACCAACGCGCAGATCGGCGACGACGTAGTTATCAAACTAACGATCAGACCCGCCATTTAAGCGCCAAGCCGCCCCGCGTTCGCGCGCGGGACGTCAATTAACGGGAATGCTCAAAATAATCTCGTCGGGCGATAACTTGACGGAAGCCGAAAGCGCTTTTGCCAACTCTTCTATCTGTCTATCGAACATCTCTTTGCGTTTCGCGCCGACGATAATTAGCTTGATAGGCGATTGTTCGCGCCGCGCGCGTTTGTCGCCGCCGCGCGAAACGCGAAGCGCGACCGTAAGCGGCTCGTCGCTTGCGCCAAAACTTAACAAGGCTTTGCCTATCAGCTTGGAAAGCCCGTTTTGGCT harbors:
- a CDS encoding Spy/CpxP family protein refolding chaperone → MKRSFITAAILAALSVTSLTASDEHRRGYEGLGGAFKSIDLSDEQKEKLKALRTNRANAFKNAERTEVKTDFAAVFKADSFDRSAFVAAASARASADIERRADLLAEIHAILSPEQREAFAKRLEKTAIGDRGGFGACGNKPRGDDKR
- the fabZ gene encoding 3-hydroxyacyl-ACP dehydratase FabZ; protein product: MTLDVTQIQKILPHRVPFLLVDRVTEVKAGEYVEAYKNISISEPVFQGHFPGHPIYPGVMIIEGMAQAGAVLAFYTGDMSEESAKNKVVYFMSIDYAKFRKPIRPGDRLDYKVGVVKQKGSVWVLGAKAFVDGELACEAELKAMVVDKEKQ
- a CDS encoding YceI family protein, which translates into the protein MKLIQTLLAIGLAAGSLFAADYAFTPTRGKVAFSVNHRLLGVVDGRFDKFEGTIRIEASSVKALNGAIETASINTDNVKRDEHLRNDDFFDEPNFPKITFASKSASGSTITGDLTIRGITKPVTLTIKRDLESGRTADIYTLSAQIKRSDFKIGDTITTNAQIGDDVVIKLTIRPAI